The following nucleotide sequence is from Halobaculum sp. MBLA0147.
CGGTCCGTCGGTCCGTCCGTGGTGTCGTCACTCCCGAGCGACGGGAGCGTGACCCCGGCGTCCGGATCGAACCGGTCGAAGGACACGACGGCGACACCAGAGAGCGCGAGTGCGACCCCGACGAGTCCCGCTCGCTCGGCGAGTCGTGGCAGCGTCCACTCGACACCCGTCCACCGGAACGCCGTCGTCGCCTCGCCGGCCGAGACGTAGGCGAATCCCGTCGCCGCGCCCGCGGCGTCCGGGTACTGCGCGGTGACGGCGGTCGACATGCTCGCCTGGAGGACCGAGACACCGGTCGGGTCGAACGGGAGCGTCCCCTCGACACCCAACCCGACGACGACGATCGCACTCAGGACGTACGACGCGGTCCCGGCAGTCCCACGCAGCGGTCCGATCACCTCGGTGAGCACCGCCGCGGCGGCGACGACCGAGAGCGACGGCAGTGTGATCAGAACGAACGGAGCCAGGAGGGCGATCGGATCGAACGGGCCGGTACCCCCCACGAGGAACGCCGCCGTCGTCGCGGCCGCGAGGACGGCCGTGACGACCGCGAGCGCGGCGCCAGCGGAGAGGACCTTCCCGAACACGTACGCACTGCTCGACAGCGGCGCGGTTCCCAGCAGGGTCGCCACACCCGTCTCGCGGTCGTGTGTCACGCCACCGCGGGCGAGCGGGAACCCGAAGACGAAGAGGACGGTCGTGGCGAGGCCACAGACGGTCGCGCCGTACCAGGCGGCCGTCCCGACGCCGGTGAACCCGTCACCGACGACGAGTTGGCCGTCGACGACGATCAGCTTCCCGAGGTAGGCGGTGAGCACCCCCGCGACGAGGAGTGTCGGGGTGCGCGTCCGCCGGCGGAGGTCCGCGAGGGCGACCGCGAGCGCCGCCCGGACCACTACGGAGCCACCTCCGGCGCGACACCGATCCGGTCCGTCTCGACCTCGTGGAGGTACGCATCCTCCAGCGTCGGGTCGACGGAGCGCGCGTCGGCGGTCGGTCGCTCCGCCGAGAGGACACGCAGGTGCACTCCGTCACTCCGGCGTGTCGTACTCGCGACGGTGTACTCGCGTCCGATCTCGTCGACCGCAGACTCCGGAACGACGACCTCCCAGACGTAGTCCTCGACCCGATCCAGCAACGCACCGGGGGTCGTGTGTGCGACCAACTCGCCGTCGTCGAGCAGCGCGACCTCGTCGGCGGTCGCCTCCACGTCCGGGACGATGTGTGTCGAGAGGATCACGATCCGATCTGCGGCCAACGCGCCGAGGAGTCGTCGGAATCGGGCGCGCTCCGTCGGGTCCAACCCGACCGTCGGCTCGTCGACGATCAACAACTCCGGGTCCGTCAGGAGTGCCTGTGCGATCCCGACACGTCGACGCATCCCGCCGGAGAATCCCCCGAGACGCTCGTCGGCCGCCGCCGAGAGGTTCACCACGTCGAGGAGATCGTCGATCCGGTCGCCCGGAGACGACAGCCCGCGCACGGCGGCGAGGTACCGTAGGAACTCCCGGGCCGTCAGTCGCGGGTAGACGCCGAACTCTTGGGGGAGGTAGCCGACTGCCTCGCGCATCACGGTCGGCTCCTCGATCACGTCCGTCCCGTTCCAGCGGACGGTCCCCGCCGTCGGCTCGGTGAACGTCGTGACGATCTGCATCAACGTCGACTTGCCGGCACCGTTCGGGCCCAGCAAGCCGACGACACCCGGCTCTACCTCCAGTGTCACGTCGTGGAGTGCCCACGTGTCGCCGTACTGTTTCCCGAGGCCGTCGAGTTCCAACTTCACACTGTCACCTCGTTCCGACGGAGTTCTCGTCGATCCCGTCCGGTTCGACTGTCGTCTGTGTCACCACACGATCACCAACGTCCGACGGCAATTAAGGGGTCGTAGCAGCGCGTTACTGTAACTGGGCCGACAGGTTCGAGTGTGTCGGTCGCGTCTCTCCACCCGTGACGGGTTCGAACCGTTCGCTGGCCGACGGTGGCGACGGCCGCGACCACGACTACGACGACCACGCTCCACTGACGGACGTGTTCGACCTCGTCGGCCACGAGACACGGACGGCGATCGTCGCAACACTCGGGGAGTACGACCGGACGGAGTCGGACGGGAGTGGGTTGTCGTTCTCGACACTCCGCGAGCGGGTCGGCCACGACGACCCGGGGAACTTCAACTACCACCTCCAGCGTCTGGTCGGCGGGCCGGTCGAGAAGACGGACGCGGGGTACACCCTCTCGCGCGTCGGTCACCGACTGCTCGCTGTGGTGGTCTCCGACCGGTTCGATCCGGAGACAGACACCGACCTCCGTGCGACGACCGACTGTCCCGTGTGTGGCGACTCTGCTCCGGTGCGGTACACGGACGGGTGTCTCGAGGTCGAGTGTTCGACTCACAGTGCGACACTCGACGTGGGCTCGGCGTTCGTCGATCGCGTCGGCGTGTCTCGAGCGTACGCGACCGGGTACTGGGACGGCGTTCTGGACTGTAGTTCGTTCCGACGCGGGATCTGTCGGCTCTGTGAGGGGCGTACCGACGGCGGCCTCGTCGAGCGAGGAGACGGAGTGCGATTCGAGGCAATCTGTCGACAGTGTGGACACCGGATCACTCACGTTCCTGCCGGCTGTGTCCTCGATCACCCGGCGGTCGTCGCACTCTGTTGGGATCACGATGTCGACGTACGCGAGGATGCGGCGCGACTGACCGCCGACCACGCGGACAGCGAGGTCGTGCAGACCGATCCACTCCGCGTCGACGTGCGCGTCACGGTCGGCGACGACTCCGTCGTCGTCACGCTCGACGATGACGCGACGGTGTGTGGTGTCGTCGAGTGAGGGACGCGAGGAATCACCTTCCGAGTTCGGACGCCACAGAAACCCGCCTGTACCGTCCCACACCGAGCGGTCGGGGTCGAGTGTTCTCCCTCGTGCTTCCAAGTCTGAAACACGTGCCCCCGGTTTATACCGCGTGAAACAGTGTGACCGGTGTGCGCGATGTCGTTCCGAGTGGGCGAACCGTCGCGGCCGTCCTGCTCGCGGTCGTCGGCGTCGGGTGTCTGCTGGCGTTCCCGACCACGGCGAGCGGTGTGAACCTGACCGTCGAGGCGACCGAGATCCAACCCGCCGACGACGCGGGCGCACTCGCCAACGTGAGTGTGAACGTGACGAACCTCGACGAGCGACTGGGCCGCCCCGTCGATCCGGTCACGCGAGCGGCGCAGACGGGGTCGTTCGACGGACGGGTCGACGAGTCGCTCTCCGAGCGACTCGCGGATGTCGACACGGAGTACGTCGTCTACGAGGGCCGTTACTACCGCTGGAAGGCGACGCTGCGTTCGGACCCGACCGGTGCGCGCATCCGGATGTCCAGTGTCGACCCGGAGACGGTCGCGGCGGCCGTCGCGACGCCGTACGCCGAGGCACCGCCACAGGCGCAGCGAGCGATCGACACCGGCTCCGCGACCGGCGGCGAGGTCACGAACGGCGTCTTCGTCCGCGACGGCACGTACTACGCGGTCCGGCCGGCGAACGCCGGCCAGGTCTTCGGCGTGCTCCTCACGAGCGCCGGGAGTCTCGCACTGTCGCTGGTCGGCGCCGGCTACGCCGCGGTCGGACTCGGACTCACCGTGCTTCGCGTTCGCGACCCGACGCCACGACCGGCGACAGTCCGGCGAGCGGGGGCCATCGCCGTCGGCGCCGTCCCGCTCGGACTCGCCGCCGCGACCTCCGAGTCGGTGGCGGCACTCGTGGCGATTCCCGGCGTCGGCGCGGTCGTCGCGACGGGACTCGTCGCGGGTGTGCTCGCACACCAGTCTCGGTGGGGGCTGCTCGTCGCCCTGTCCGTCGGCGTCGGTGTCGGAGGTGTCGCCGTCTCGTTCCTGGTAGCAGGGGGGATCGGGTTGTTCGCCGGAGTCCTCGCCGTCCCGTCCGCCGTCGTGGCCGGTGTCGTCCCGTTCGTCTACGGCACCGTCTTCGGCGCGGACACGACGTGACAAGATCGATACACCGATACCCCGACAGATACCAGCCACACAGACACTCCGACCGACATGAGCGACCGTCCCGGCCTCCCCCCGACTGCCACCGAGTTCGCCCCGACGGCGGCCGCGAATCTCGTTCCGCTGGTCGGTGTCCTGACACT
It contains:
- a CDS encoding ABC transporter ATP-binding protein; its protein translation is MKLELDGLGKQYGDTWALHDVTLEVEPGVVGLLGPNGAGKSTLMQIVTTFTEPTAGTVRWNGTDVIEEPTVMREAVGYLPQEFGVYPRLTAREFLRYLAAVRGLSSPGDRIDDLLDVVNLSAAADERLGGFSGGMRRRVGIAQALLTDPELLIVDEPTVGLDPTERARFRRLLGALAADRIVILSTHIVPDVEATADEVALLDDGELVAHTTPGALLDRVEDYVWEVVVPESAVDEIGREYTVASTTRRSDGVHLRVLSAERPTADARSVDPTLEDAYLHEVETDRIGVAPEVAP